Proteins encoded together in one Coffea arabica cultivar ET-39 chromosome 2c, Coffea Arabica ET-39 HiFi, whole genome shotgun sequence window:
- the LOC113727721 gene encoding glutathione S-transferase zeta class isoform X2, which yields MLLQATGGHGAREEAEPKKLKLYSYWLSSCSCRVRIGLDLKGLEYEYVAVNFPEAEQQTPEFLKLNPMGYVPVLVDGDIVLADSFAILLYLDEKFPQHPLLPKDSVRRAINFQAANVISSSIQPRQLMLQHMREKLGPQEAIACAQDDLRTGFAALEKLLKDYSGRYATGNEVFLVDLFLAPQIHAAITRFKVEMDEFPLLSRLFEAYMELPAFQDNMPGKQPDTPAEHRV from the exons ATG TTATTGCAGGCGACCGGCGGTCATGGTGCCAGAGAAGAGGCCGAGCCGAAGAAGCTGAAGCTTTACTCATACTGGCTGAGCTCTTGTTCTTGTCGCGTTCGCATTGGTCTCGACTTGAAAG GATTGGAGTACGAGTACGTAGCGGTGAATTTTCCTGAAGCAGAACAGCAGACGCCTG AGTTTTTGAAGCTGAACCCCATGGGGTACGTACCGGTACTGGTGGATGGGGACATAGTACTTGCAGACTCTTTTGCCATCTTGTTG TATCTAGATGAGAAGTTTCCTCAACATCCGTTGTTACCGAAGGATTCTGTGAGGAGGGCTATCAACTTCCAG GCGGCAAATGTAATTTCTTCGAGTATACAGCCTCGTCAACTTATGCTT CAACATATGAGAGAAAAATTAGGACCTCAAGAAGCTATCGCTTGTGCGCAAGATGATTTACGAACAGGCTTTGCTG CGCTGGAGAAGCTATTGAAAGATTATTCTGGACGATATGCCACTGGCAATGAAGTTTTCCTG GTTGATTTATTCCTAGCACCCCAAATTCATGCTGCCATTACAAGATTCAAGGTCGAGATG GATGAGTTTCCTCTTCTATCAAGGTTGTTTGAGGCATATATGGAGCTACCTGCTTTCCAAGATAATATGCCAGGAAAACAGCCTGATACACCAGCCGAGCATCGAGTCTGA
- the LOC113727721 gene encoding glutathione S-transferase zeta class isoform X3: MATGGHGAREEAEPKKLKLYSYWLSSCSCRVRIGLDLKGLEYEYVAVNFPEAEQQTPEFLKLNPMGYVPVLVDGDIVLADSFAILLYLDEKFPQHPLLPKDSVRRAINFQAANVISSSIQPRQLMLQHMREKLGPQEAIACAQDDLRTGFAALEKLLKDYSGRYATGNEVFLVDLFLAPQIHAAITRFKVEMDEFPLLSRLFEAYMELPAFQDNMPGKQPDTPAEHRV; encoded by the exons ATG GCGACCGGCGGTCATGGTGCCAGAGAAGAGGCCGAGCCGAAGAAGCTGAAGCTTTACTCATACTGGCTGAGCTCTTGTTCTTGTCGCGTTCGCATTGGTCTCGACTTGAAAG GATTGGAGTACGAGTACGTAGCGGTGAATTTTCCTGAAGCAGAACAGCAGACGCCTG AGTTTTTGAAGCTGAACCCCATGGGGTACGTACCGGTACTGGTGGATGGGGACATAGTACTTGCAGACTCTTTTGCCATCTTGTTG TATCTAGATGAGAAGTTTCCTCAACATCCGTTGTTACCGAAGGATTCTGTGAGGAGGGCTATCAACTTCCAG GCGGCAAATGTAATTTCTTCGAGTATACAGCCTCGTCAACTTATGCTT CAACATATGAGAGAAAAATTAGGACCTCAAGAAGCTATCGCTTGTGCGCAAGATGATTTACGAACAGGCTTTGCTG CGCTGGAGAAGCTATTGAAAGATTATTCTGGACGATATGCCACTGGCAATGAAGTTTTCCTG GTTGATTTATTCCTAGCACCCCAAATTCATGCTGCCATTACAAGATTCAAGGTCGAGATG GATGAGTTTCCTCTTCTATCAAGGTTGTTTGAGGCATATATGGAGCTACCTGCTTTCCAAGATAATATGCCAGGAAAACAGCCTGATACACCAGCCGAGCATCGAGTCTGA
- the LOC113727721 gene encoding glutathione S-transferase 2 isoform X4 has product MKLLQATGGHGAREEAEPKKLKLYSYWLSSCSCRVRIGLDLKGLEYEYVAVNFPEAEQQTPEFLKLNPMGYVPVLVDGDIVLADSFAILLYLDEKFPQHPLLPKDSVRRAINFQAANVISSSIQPRQLMLQHMREKLGPQEAIACAQDDLRTGFAALEKLLKDYSGRYATGNEVFLDEFPLLSRLFEAYMELPAFQDNMPGKQPDTPAEHRV; this is encoded by the exons ATG AAGTTATTGCAGGCGACCGGCGGTCATGGTGCCAGAGAAGAGGCCGAGCCGAAGAAGCTGAAGCTTTACTCATACTGGCTGAGCTCTTGTTCTTGTCGCGTTCGCATTGGTCTCGACTTGAAAG GATTGGAGTACGAGTACGTAGCGGTGAATTTTCCTGAAGCAGAACAGCAGACGCCTG AGTTTTTGAAGCTGAACCCCATGGGGTACGTACCGGTACTGGTGGATGGGGACATAGTACTTGCAGACTCTTTTGCCATCTTGTTG TATCTAGATGAGAAGTTTCCTCAACATCCGTTGTTACCGAAGGATTCTGTGAGGAGGGCTATCAACTTCCAG GCGGCAAATGTAATTTCTTCGAGTATACAGCCTCGTCAACTTATGCTT CAACATATGAGAGAAAAATTAGGACCTCAAGAAGCTATCGCTTGTGCGCAAGATGATTTACGAACAGGCTTTGCTG CGCTGGAGAAGCTATTGAAAGATTATTCTGGACGATATGCCACTGGCAATGAAGTTTTCCTG GATGAGTTTCCTCTTCTATCAAGGTTGTTTGAGGCATATATGGAGCTACCTGCTTTCCAAGATAATATGCCAGGAAAACAGCCTGATACACCAGCCGAGCATCGAGTCTGA
- the LOC113727721 gene encoding glutathione S-transferase zeta class isoform X1, protein MKLLQATGGHGAREEAEPKKLKLYSYWLSSCSCRVRIGLDLKGLEYEYVAVNFPEAEQQTPEFLKLNPMGYVPVLVDGDIVLADSFAILLYLDEKFPQHPLLPKDSVRRAINFQAANVISSSIQPRQLMLQHMREKLGPQEAIACAQDDLRTGFAALEKLLKDYSGRYATGNEVFLVDLFLAPQIHAAITRFKVEMDEFPLLSRLFEAYMELPAFQDNMPGKQPDTPAEHRV, encoded by the exons ATG AAGTTATTGCAGGCGACCGGCGGTCATGGTGCCAGAGAAGAGGCCGAGCCGAAGAAGCTGAAGCTTTACTCATACTGGCTGAGCTCTTGTTCTTGTCGCGTTCGCATTGGTCTCGACTTGAAAG GATTGGAGTACGAGTACGTAGCGGTGAATTTTCCTGAAGCAGAACAGCAGACGCCTG AGTTTTTGAAGCTGAACCCCATGGGGTACGTACCGGTACTGGTGGATGGGGACATAGTACTTGCAGACTCTTTTGCCATCTTGTTG TATCTAGATGAGAAGTTTCCTCAACATCCGTTGTTACCGAAGGATTCTGTGAGGAGGGCTATCAACTTCCAG GCGGCAAATGTAATTTCTTCGAGTATACAGCCTCGTCAACTTATGCTT CAACATATGAGAGAAAAATTAGGACCTCAAGAAGCTATCGCTTGTGCGCAAGATGATTTACGAACAGGCTTTGCTG CGCTGGAGAAGCTATTGAAAGATTATTCTGGACGATATGCCACTGGCAATGAAGTTTTCCTG GTTGATTTATTCCTAGCACCCCAAATTCATGCTGCCATTACAAGATTCAAGGTCGAGATG GATGAGTTTCCTCTTCTATCAAGGTTGTTTGAGGCATATATGGAGCTACCTGCTTTCCAAGATAATATGCCAGGAAAACAGCCTGATACACCAGCCGAGCATCGAGTCTGA
- the LOC113727719 gene encoding vestitone reductase-like isoform X2 has protein sequence MVILSTLQLDPKKNINHLTELPGASERLRVINADLDKPDSFNAAIEGCIGVFHVAHPMDFEGKETEETKINRSIRGTIGILQACLNSKTVKRVVYTSSASTVSFNDKGLNMVDESIWSDVDHIRRIFGGSGPASYAITKTLTEKAALEFAEKNGLDLVSIIPTWIHGPFVCPFMPGSVCSSMAMIIGHQDEFSIKYLYKTPFVHTDDVARAHIFLFEYPEAKGRYICSAVEVTIDKLAECLSARYPEYPIPTADSLKEMTGSEESGSLSSKKLLETGFEYKYSIEDMFDAAIQCCKQNGFL, from the exons ATGGTTATTCTGTCAACGCTACAATTAG ATCCAAAGAAAAACATTAACCACCTCACAGAACTACCTGGTGCATCAGAAAGACTACGAGTTATCAATGCTGATCTTGATAAACCAGACAGCTTTAATGCAGCAATTGAAGGCTGCATTGGAGTCTTTCATGTTGCTCACCCTATGGATTTTGAGGGCAAAGAAACCGAGGAAACAAAGATCAATAGATCTATCAGGGGAACAATTGGGATTCTTCAGGCATGCCTTAATTCCAAGACAGTGAAGCGAGTTGTTTATACTTCCAGTGCATCCACTGTCAGTTTCAATGATAAGGGCCTAAACATGGTGGATGAAAGCATCTGGAGTGATGTAGATCATATTAGGAGGATCTTTGGTGGTAGTGGGCCGGCCTCTTATGCAATCACCAAGACGTTAACAGAAAAAGCTGCCTTGGAATTTGCAGAGAAAAATGGGCTTGATCTTGTGAGCATAATTCCTACCTGGATACATGGCCCCTTTGTATGCCCTTTTATGCCTGGCTCTGTATGCTCCTCGATGGCAATGATCATTG GTCATCAAGATGAATTCAGCATTAAGTATCTTTATAAAACGCCATTTGTGCATACTGATGATGTGGCCAGGGCACACATCTTTCTGTTTGAGTATCCTGAAGCTAAAGGGAGGTATATTTGTTCTGCTGTTGAAGTCACTATTGATAAGTTAGCCGAATGCCTGTCCGCTAGGTACCCTGAGTATCCAATACCAACTGCTGA TTCCTTGAAGGAGATGACAGGATCCGAAGAATCTGGTAGCCTTTCTTCCAAGAAACTTTTGGAGACTGGATTCGAATACAAATACAGCATTGAAGACATGTTTGATGCAGCAATTCAGTGTTGCAAACAAAATGGTTTTCTATGA
- the LOC113727719 gene encoding vestitone reductase-like isoform X1 — MEGEKMEKGRVCVTGGTGFLASWLIKRLLEDGYSVNATIRSSSDPKKNINHLTELPGASERLRVINADLDKPDSFNAAIEGCIGVFHVAHPMDFEGKETEETKINRSIRGTIGILQACLNSKTVKRVVYTSSASTVSFNDKGLNMVDESIWSDVDHIRRIFGGSGPASYAITKTLTEKAALEFAEKNGLDLVSIIPTWIHGPFVCPFMPGSVCSSMAMIIGHQDEFSIKYLYKTPFVHTDDVARAHIFLFEYPEAKGRYICSAVEVTIDKLAECLSARYPEYPIPTADSLKEMTGSEESGSLSSKKLLETGFEYKYSIEDMFDAAIQCCKQNGFL, encoded by the exons ATGGAAGGGGAGAAGATGGAGAAGGGGAGAGTATGTGTAACAGGTGGAACTGGATTTTTGGCATCATGGTTGATCAAAAGGCTTCTTGAAGATGGTTATTCTGTCAACGCTACAATTAGGTCCTCTTCAG ATCCAAAGAAAAACATTAACCACCTCACAGAACTACCTGGTGCATCAGAAAGACTACGAGTTATCAATGCTGATCTTGATAAACCAGACAGCTTTAATGCAGCAATTGAAGGCTGCATTGGAGTCTTTCATGTTGCTCACCCTATGGATTTTGAGGGCAAAGAAACCGAGGAAACAAAGATCAATAGATCTATCAGGGGAACAATTGGGATTCTTCAGGCATGCCTTAATTCCAAGACAGTGAAGCGAGTTGTTTATACTTCCAGTGCATCCACTGTCAGTTTCAATGATAAGGGCCTAAACATGGTGGATGAAAGCATCTGGAGTGATGTAGATCATATTAGGAGGATCTTTGGTGGTAGTGGGCCGGCCTCTTATGCAATCACCAAGACGTTAACAGAAAAAGCTGCCTTGGAATTTGCAGAGAAAAATGGGCTTGATCTTGTGAGCATAATTCCTACCTGGATACATGGCCCCTTTGTATGCCCTTTTATGCCTGGCTCTGTATGCTCCTCGATGGCAATGATCATTG GTCATCAAGATGAATTCAGCATTAAGTATCTTTATAAAACGCCATTTGTGCATACTGATGATGTGGCCAGGGCACACATCTTTCTGTTTGAGTATCCTGAAGCTAAAGGGAGGTATATTTGTTCTGCTGTTGAAGTCACTATTGATAAGTTAGCCGAATGCCTGTCCGCTAGGTACCCTGAGTATCCAATACCAACTGCTGA TTCCTTGAAGGAGATGACAGGATCCGAAGAATCTGGTAGCCTTTCTTCCAAGAAACTTTTGGAGACTGGATTCGAATACAAATACAGCATTGAAGACATGTTTGATGCAGCAATTCAGTGTTGCAAACAAAATGGTTTTCTATGA